A DNA window from Aquarana catesbeiana isolate 2022-GZ linkage group LG01, ASM4218655v1, whole genome shotgun sequence contains the following coding sequences:
- the LOC141129085 gene encoding olfactory receptor 5V1-like, which yields MYNETTVSEFILLGLSSAPELEVILFCVFFLMYIICMTGNLIIIIITSIDPALNTPMYFFLSNLSCLDVVCTTATIPNMLAHFFSKHKGISFQGCLVQMFVFTAAMDTEFLLLTIMSIDRYLAICNPLRYKTIMSKKACYFMSAVVWTFGLCSSTYHTSSTFRLSFCASNKINHFFCEIPQLLALSCSDTSINELVLIVTDVVLGVFCFIFIFGSYLFIILAVLKIRTAAGKMKAFSTCASHITVVLLFYGTLIFAYFKPSNGNASNMDKAIAVLYTIVIPMLNPILYSLRNKEVKESVQKVIFRKIHAN from the coding sequence ATGTACAATGAAACCACAGTGTCTGAATTCATTCTTCTTGGTCTTTCCAGTGCTCCAGAGTTGGAAgtaattttattttgtgttttctttCTTATGTATATAATATGCATGACTGGGAATCTTATAATAATCATTATAACAAGTATTGATCCAGCACTGAATACTCCCATGTATTTCTTCCTTAGTAACCTTTCCTGTTTAGATGTAGTATGCACAACAGCCACTATTCCAAACATGTTGGCTCATTTCTTTTCTAAACACAAGGGGATATCATTCCAAGGATGCCTTGTACAAATGTTTGTATTTACTGCTGCTATGGACACAGAGTTTCTCTTATTGACCATTATGTCAATAGACCGTTACCTTGCAATCTGTAATCCTTTGAGATATAAGACTATTATGAGCAAAAAAGCTTGCTATTTTATGTCTGCTGTTGTGTGGACATTTGGATTGTGCAGCTCAACATATCACACATCAAGCACATTTCGTCTGTCATTTTGTGCATCCAACAAAATCAATCACTTTTTCTGTGAAATTCCACAATTGCTGGCACTATCTTGTTCTGACACAAGTATTAATGAGCTAGTTCTCATAGTAACTGATGTTGTTTTAGGAGTATTTTGCTTTATCTTTATATTCGGgtcatatttattcattattttggcAGTGTTAAAAATACGCACCGCTGCAGGGAAAATGAAAGCTTTCTCTACTTGTGCCTCTCATATCACTGTTGTGCTATTATTTTATGGAACATTAATATTTGCCTACTTTAAGCCCTCAAATGGAAATGCGTCAAACATGGACAAAGCAATTGCTGTTCTTTACACTATTGTAATTCCAATGCTCAACCCTATATTATATAGTTTGAGAAATAAAGAAGTAAAGGAATCTGTTCAGAAAGTTATATTTAGGAAAATTCATGCAAATTAG